The Theobroma cacao cultivar B97-61/B2 chromosome 2, Criollo_cocoa_genome_V2, whole genome shotgun sequence genome includes the window TAAAACACAATCAAAATTACTTAGACATTGGCTTTCAGGATCATGCTTCTTTATACAACACATAATTTCATCTTGTTAATCAGTAGCATTTTGGCTTCTAGTATACTTTTCTTCATTACAATAGGAATAACATgtgcataaaattaaaaaaatatacataaattGGATCAAAAAGAAGGGCTAGACAAGAAAAGATGCTTTAATGAAGTATAGAAGGCTGAAACttaccaccaccaccaccaccagtGTTGCTCCAAGGGTTAGGAAGAGGATTTGTGTTTGGGGCAGTTTGGCCCTGAGTTGTGTCAGAACCAGCTGTAGAAGTGTTGTTAGGCGAGTCCCTAGCTTGAGAACCACCTTGATTGCCCAATAGAGCTGCGAATGGGTTTGAACCCGGAGCATTTCCACTATTTCCAGCCATAGTAGTAGCATTCAAAAATGGCTCCTGAACATTTTCATACATACGCCTAAGCATGTTAAATCCCTCAGGAGAGGATTCAATATTACTCATTGCCCTGTCGGTGTTCCGCATCATTTCACGCATGAGTTCAGGGTTCCTTGCAGCTTCTAATGTCTGGCGCAGGATGCTAGGATCATTAAGTATATGGCCAAGCTCTGGATTCCGATCAATAATCTCACGCATTTGAGGATTGCTCATAATCAAACTGCGCATTAACTCTGGGTTATTCATCAAACCTTGAATAGCAGGTGTATTCATTATTTCCCTCATCATGTTAGGATTTTGAGTTAGCTGTTGCTGCACTTGTTCAAATTCAGGAAGTCCGGCTCCAAACAAGCCCAAACCTCCACCTCCACCTCCACCACCACCAAGTGGATTAAGTCCAGGGAATAAGGGTGCTCCCAGACCAGCACCCTCATTAGAACCAACACCCCGCGTGACCCCTGTTGTAGTATTAGGAGTTCCAACATTTGTGGTAGCAGCAGGAGGTGTAGATGAAGATGGGGCAAAACCACGAACCATGTGGACGCTATGATCAGCTTGCAAACCTTCAATAAGGGTGAAGACAGTGAAATGGTCAAGTGATCATTAACTATTTGTGCATAATCTGGGTGCATCTATCACACACTTACTTTGACCCTCctaaaaatagaattatcttCTAAAGCAAGCATTACATACACAGCAGTTATAATTCTAGGACTTAAAGTCCCAGGATTAGTGACTAATGAGCTGTTGAAATATGATTACACCGTATTATTAAGTTATCAAATACAGTTGTTTTAACTGATCAGAGGAACCAGACTGTGTGTTCAGATTGCCACTAGTATAAATATTTAGTataaagaggaaagaaagcaTCCTATATATAGACATATATTGAAACAGCATTATAAATTAATCACTAAGATGAAATGGTGGACAGAAAGAGGTGGATAGTAtatacatgtgatgtaaattGCTTGGCTAAAAGAACCAAGGGTTTAGCAAGCTCGGCACAATCTCCATCAGTCGTTAAAGAGTTTGTTATGTGAAATGTTAAATTACTTATTAGTTTCCCAAGCTCCAGACGCTAGGAAGCCAGTTCTCCATATCCCAATAACCAAATAAAACTATATCATCAGTTCCCAAATAACTCACACATTGAGGTTAGTACCATGCCTTCCATTTGTTTTCCTTCTGATACATGGGTATAGCAATCCAACAAAAACGTCAGTCATCGTGTCACAATCTTCAGTGACACCAGGGTTAAAACAATCGAATACATGGCCATCTCAACCAGCTCAAAAACTCAAAAGCATGGAAAACAGCCAACAAAACCAATAGCaaaacaccaaaatcagcatATTCTCAAACTAATAACCTAATTCCTTACACTCTTTTCAAGAAAACCACGCATTTTCCTCATACGTTTCAATATTAATCAATACCTGATTCATTTTCCAGAAATTTTCACCATttccaatttattttctcatattatcctcaaaatatgaaaaatccACAAATTGAGAACGAACCCAAGAAATGTTTCacggaaaaaaaatttttttttttctaaaaggCAAATCAAACTTACCATAACTCTGAAGGGTTTGGTCGTCCTTCAAGATTCGCCCTTTATAAATCAATCGTTGCTGATCAGCTGGGATATCGCAATTCTGCGCCAAGACAGCTTTGAAAGATGCGACGGTTGAGTCGAGGCTAGTCCTCACCGTAAATTTTGTACCGTTCGAGCACCGGATATTAACCATCACCCCCTCCTCTTCCTCTCCTCCATTTCCACCGAGTCGTGACTCACTCGAATCGCCTTCCGCACCCATAtcccctctctctctcagaTCGATcaaaaaccctaaccctaGTTAAATCAGATGAAAACGAATTcgttccctttttcttttgtaagtttgttttttctatttctttatttaggcagtgaaaaattctaaaaaaaaattaaaatattaaaaaattggggaaatttatataaagaatcgtgaaaagaaaaagaaaaaaaaggctttttagattttgagaaaagtgAGGGATTCTAACAGAACAGAGTTTTGTTTGGGTTTGTGTGAGAGCTTTTGTCCTTGCGAAACAAGAGAGTAAATAAAAGAGGACATCCggatattcttttttttaatttctctccAACAACAAATTTGTCATGTAACCAATCGTGCTCTGCCACGTTTCGTGGAAATGGTACCCTGAGGGGTTTTTGTCTGGCAAAATGGGCTCAGACTTTTGTACTAATTCGGCCCAATTGAGCTTTGTTCAGCCGGTTATATTATTGTTCTTTTATGCAGCGTTTGGTATTTTataatgtaatgtgattattaaaaatatgattataataaatataatattataatatttaatatataaataaaataataattaaaataaaaaaattacattgtaacgtttgatttataaatattttattaaaaatataatgttaatttttaaaattatttatatttattaaaatgtaagtttaatatacttatattttttattgttaatttttatataatatcatctttacatatattttattttaatttcttgttataatcttatatattttatttttatttctttaatataattttttatattatatattttattttaatttcttttactcatattatataaattttaatttcttatattttattttatgttattttctaattcttatattatatattttattttaatgttttttattttaattataatattataaaatatttttaataaaataataaaattgaaggGTAAAAATATCTTTGATAACATTATAGAATACAATATAATTTGATTGCATTGATTTTAaactgcaatcacattacatcccTTTActataatgtgattgcattgcaaTCTTATATTACAGTGGtttattacaaaataaatattgtaatgtaatttaattagacacattacaaaaaatatacTCTCACTTTTCTCATACCAAACACTATCTTAAGGTTAGGTCGAcgttttttaattaaaaaactattaactttaagccaaaaaaattttttgtattaCAATGAATCAGATCTCGATTATTATCCGAACGTGTGACAGATAGTAATTTTATTATCTGAATTAgattataaaatatcataattttatttaatcgaaTTGACCAATACAGAATAATTGATTACAAAGTATTTATTAACAtctttaataataatatatgaatattataaattattaatacatcaaatatacttttttttcataagcacgaataaaatgtttttatagatttaaattaaaaaaaaaaagagaaaaacaaatccGATTACTCGGATACATAGATTCAAAAGTATGTACTGGCACAAAATTCACAATCTCTAATATGTTGTGAAGCCACAAAATGATACAATGACATActgaaaagcaaaaagaaatatGCTACAACGAATTTTGATTTACACAGCCAAAAACATTAGTAGGCACCGCTTGCAGAGAACTGGGAACCATTTTTTTTGGGGAACAAGTTCAGGGTATGTGTTCACACTTACTCATGTGCTGCAACAAGGAATTAGCTTTTCTTTGGGCTCTGTTTGTTCCGGTTATGGTGATCTCTCTCAGGGGTTCATACACACCGAACTGAAGCGCAGCCAAGGTAAGAGATGAATTGTTTAACCCCAACTCTAGGAGAACCGACACGGCACATTCCTTGTTCTTGGGAGTTCCACTTCTTATGATTTCAACCAGGGTTTTGATGAAAGACAACCGACCGATTTCGTTTCGGCCCTCAGGATGAGATACAAGGAGTAACAAGATTGAGAGTGCTTCATCGATCATGCCCAGATTTTTATCCTCGAGTAAATGAAGTAATGGTGGTATTATACCTGCCTTGATGGCTCTAGACTTGTTGGCTTGGTTTAAGGACAAGTTAAAGAGTGCGGTGGCTGCATCCTTTTTACCTCTGACAGTCCCGTTTTGCAGAAGATCTACTAATGGTGGGATTCCATTGAAGGTTCCCACTAGAACTTTGTTCTCGTCAAGCATTGATAAGCTAAACAAGGCTGCAGCAGAGTTCTCTCTAGCTTCATCAGTTCCATTTTGCAGGATCTCGATGATGGCTGGAATAGCTCCTTCTCGGGCTATAAGCCTTTTGTTTGTCTCATCGATGGACAAGTTCAAGAGGGCAGTGACAGTGTGTTCTTGAATCTTGGAGTCTGGATAGGGCAATAGCTGAACTAAACAAGGGATTCCTCCATTGTTGGCAATGAAAATCCTGTTTTCTGGATTCTCCTTCGACAGCATGCGGATCTTCACGATGGCATCTCTTCTCACATCCGGCTGACTAGAAGATAGATCTTGAACCAATGAAGAGATTTCTTCCATGAGTTCAGCAGAGTAGTTATCAGATGATGCATATCTATCCTTCTTAGGCAGTTCAACGTTATTCTTCTCGCACCATTGCCGAATAAGGTTGCGGAGTGCAAAATTTGGTGCTAGAGACAAGTGATCTAAAGTTTGTCCGGTCTTCGGACAGGTTCGATGGTTGGAATTTAACCACTTCCTAATGCTTTCCCTTTCGTAAGTCTTCAAAACGAAAAAAGGGCAGAAAAAACCATCTCAGTTTTCTTGAAACATGAAACATCAAATCAGAAAGTTTTAATCCAAATTTATGAACTTCAAAACTTGGTTTGACTTGGTCCATTAGAAATGATATTACTTTAATGCTCCAAGATATCAACATCTGTTAATACAGAAATGTCAGATTACCTGTCCAGTTGCCACAATAACAGGATCTGTCATGATCTCTAATGTAATTGGGCAGAGAAATTCATTGGGTACCATCGAAGATTGACACCTCTGGAGAGTTCTTGTTGAAATCGGACCATCTAGTGAAACACTTTCATCGATCCCTGcaatttgtttgaattttcCCAGAAGATCTGTAATTTGCTGTATGGATTCATTCTGTCCACCTCTCtgtttttttagttttctgaGAGCAACCGTCTCGGCTTTCAAGTCTGCAATGGTATGTAATTCTAGCTTGTTGGCCAGTCTTTCTAGAATAGCACTGTCTGCATTCCTGTCATCCTTTTTAGAGAACACAACCATCATATCCATTGCTAATTCCATATCTTGTGTATCTGTCCGCCTCTTTGCCCTTTTCAGTTGCATTCGCATTAGCTCAACCTGAAACCAATCAACAAGATAAGCACCCTAAGCCAGAAAAGTATCAAGAAACTCAACCAATGAACTAAGAAGCCATGGGTTGTTCAAGACCTCAAGGTGCAAAGAACAAGAATTAAGAACTTTACCAAGAAATTATCAGTTCATCCAAAcataaaaatgtgaaatggaAGCAGATTTTGGCTTAAATTAATACACAACGGAAGGTGAAAAATTACTTGCTCCTTCACTTCAATTGGAACTCCGAGCTCATCGTAAGGCAAGTCATCAAGAGCCTGATTTAATTTGTCATATACAGCATGAAACCTACACATCACCGCCTCGCTTTCCATTGCCTGATTTTGACagacagaaaaaaaaaaaacacgaGATCCTCAATCAGGACAGAAGACAAGAAGACCAAAAAGCCAACCAAAGAAAAGGATATGAGAAAAAAGTTAGGCAAACCACGTGGATATTACCAAATATATCTTGCTCCCATAGTTACAATTCTTCAACAACTTCTTCGCTCCCAGCAGTGCTTTCCTCAAGTTACCCAGAGAATCCAAAGCGAAACCCGAAACCGATTCATCAAGCCCCCTAATCTCCTCCAAAAGTGGCACCAAAAGCTTCAATCTCCTCACCAGATTCAAGCACTCCTTCCTTTGGGTCTTCCTGAATTCAGCATAGGATCCAACAGTCTCTATCACTTCCATCAATTCCCTAACCACCTCACTCCCATCTCCAACATTCGATGAACTCGAATCCGTCACAATCTGCCTCTCCATTCCCTAACTAACAAGCTTAAATCTCAAAAGGATAGTTAGAAATCCTTCTACTTCCCTGGAAAAAAACTtgtgaggaaaaaaaaaatgaaggggGGTCAGCCGCTAGTGATGATTAATAAAGAAGGTTGTCCTGTTtctatgtgcatgatgattattttaatttggcGGTTTTATTAATAACGGTTAGTTCGCGGGGTTTGTGGGTTTACTCAAAGTGGAAATTTAGGGgaaaataaaaaggtaaaGTGAAAgtagaatttgaaaaacagTTATGCGGCTCACGCGGTTTTTTGACAACGTGACGCGTATTCACGTGCAATCTTTTCCCGGGAATTTGTTTGCATTGGTGCATAGGGACCCCACACTTTTGCTAGGAAAATGCGACGAACGAAAATCTAAGGCATGGAGCCCTCTGGGATTGAACCTGAAATTGAGGAGCCGTTGATATCATGATGGCTTTACCTGCAAGAACCAAATCATGGAAGAAATGGATAACCATCATGAAGGTTGTACAAAGATTCCTTGATTGGGTCAATCTAAGTTCACTGAAAATggataattttaaaatcttgaatttcgtgaaaattatttaatctAAGTATGCTTACGAAACATGATTTTGATAGTAAAATGCTTTAACTCAAACTTAATTCAACCGTTGAACAATTCAGATTTACGATATGAGAATCGTTAACTTTTCGTAACTATTCTATCTCAATTTCCGTGTATAATAAGTAATAGTTTGTTAACACCTCAAaaggattaaaaatttattttctagaAGGATAATCTTGTAGGACCTCCCTAATTGCATTGTGAACACGCTTAAGCAATGGTGTGTGTTAAAGTTAAAAGATTAGATTAAAAAAAGGGTTAAAGATTAGAGATCTTatcatctaaaaaaaaaagagtaaaaatcctaaaataatgttaaataaaaattaagatttatgtATGATACATTATGGATTGATAATATATACAATTCATAAATTGACAatgtatcaaatataaattttaaaagttaaccATTTAATTTAACCGAAACTCTTTTATTATATGATCggattaatttttaactttagACAGCACAATGATTATTCTAACTTCTTGATCAAggaagttttattttttttaaaaaaaatagggaAACATTAATCAAAGATTAGATGTTGATTTGGTTAGTACTGTTAAATGTCGGCGTGCAAAAATGTATATGATAATGGGTGTTAATAAAAAACGAAAACAAAGAACGTGGCCTTGACAGGGGGCACCCCGACGACTAACAGAGGTCTGTCTCTTTGGGTTGATATGGTCGTAATCAAGGCCTGCCTTGACCTGGACTCCGACCACCGAATCGAGGGGGAGAAGGTGGACGTGCGATTCAAAGTCTTCTCCCCACCATTTCCGTTTCCATGGGGCCTCTATTAAAGGAAAAGTTGGTCGTGAAATAATGGTGCCAGCTCAAGTTGCCTGCTACTTCTCCAATATGTTAAAGGGAGTGtggaaaaaagataaaaggcTTGTACCATCAACTGTACCAATTTGAGTTcctcattatattttttagttttattttttcaacatgtttTTCATCCCATTGCAAGCTCCACCTTGCCCcatatttggagttgaaatCTCACCCAAATCTTAACCTTGCTTGCTTTATAAGTTAAGCAAGATGAAAAAATTTGAGTAATATGTTCATTACATGTGTTTATAAAAGTATGTAAAAGTATCAAGTATTGTTTAGTATATAAAATCATACATGATAAATGATTGTTGAAGTTCAAGAGTATGTGCATTATGAAAGTATCTTTCCACTCATATTCAGGAAGCTCTCAACATGGGTCCGGTCGTACTATTTACTCCGTTGCTTGGAGCATTTAATGTGActtcaacattttttaaaaaaattaatttgatggAATGTATGACgttcatatttataaatttaattttttttatttatttaatataagaTTTCGTAATATACGAATTAATTTAAAagctttttaataaaatctttttttttgccaaaaaatatataattaatttaagttttatttatatgatatgATGTTTCAATcgttttaaaataaatatttaaaaaatattatattaaaaaaattattttttttactattaacATACTAATATTTGAcattttacttaaaataaCAGTGTTTTAAAGTACCCaactaaattttaatcttataaatttGTCGTAAAAAATCTTATAAACAAGACCTATAAAGTATAGAGCGCCACGTGTTTGGAAGTTTCAAAGAACCTCCTTGCGCTCCTTTGAGTGGAGAAGAGCGTAACCACGGCTCGGTATTCAGCTCCTGGGGTTCAACCCCGACCCCACGTAGCTCAAAAGGCTCAAATATTTCGAAAAAGGACGACGACGTGGCATGACTTTTAATCGTCCAATAAACCAACGTgacttttctattttatttaaatccaACGGTCGTTAGTTACTAGCCGTTATTTTCAAATACAGAAGAGTGGAGGACTACCTGCAAGACTTGTTTCctaattcttttcctttcctttttgtcATCCCCTTTTCATAAACAGAGATACAGAGAGATAAAAGGCTTAATCACTGGGGTTTGTTGTCTAGtgtctctttttcttgtttgaatATCAAATTTGAGGGTTTGTTTAGTTGAAAATCATGATTCATAGTTGTTTAACAGATTGTTAAGTGGAGGTTTTGA containing:
- the LOC18607402 gene encoding U-box domain-containing protein 15, producing MERQIVTDSSSSNVGDGSEVVRELMEVIETVGSYAEFRKTQRKECLNLVRRLKLLVPLLEEIRGLDESVSGFALDSLGNLRKALLGAKKLLKNCNYGSKIYLAMESEAVMCRFHAVYDKLNQALDDLPYDELGVPIEVKEQVELMRMQLKRAKRRTDTQDMELAMDMMVVFSKKDDRNADSAILERLANKLELHTIADLKAETVALRKLKKQRGGQNESIQQITDLLGKFKQIAGIDESVSLDGPISTRTLQRCQSSMVPNEFLCPITLEIMTDPVIVATGQTYERESIRKWLNSNHRTCPKTGQTLDHLSLAPNFALRNLIRQWCEKNNVELPKKDRYASSDNYSAELMEEISSLVQDLSSSQPDVRRDAIVKIRMLSKENPENRIFIANNGGIPCLVQLLPYPDSKIQEHTVTALLNLSIDETNKRLIAREGAIPAIIEILQNGTDEARENSAAALFSLSMLDENKVLVGTFNGIPPLVDLLQNGTVRGKKDAATALFNLSLNQANKSRAIKAGIIPPLLHLLEDKNLGMIDEALSILLLLVSHPEGRNEIGRLSFIKTLVEIIRSGTPKNKECAVSVLLELGLNNSSLTLAALQFGVYEPLREITITGTNRAQRKANSLLQHMSKCEHIP
- the LOC18607401 gene encoding ubiquitin domain-containing protein DSK2b isoform X1; amino-acid sequence: MGAEGDSSESRLGGNGGEEEEGVMVNIRCSNGTKFTVRTSLDSTVASFKAVLAQNCDIPADQQRLIYKGRILKDDQTLQSYGLQADHSVHMVRGFAPSSSTPPAATTNVGTPNTTTGVTRGVGSNEGAGLGAPLFPGLNPLGGGGGGGGGLGLFGAGLPEFEQVQQQLTQNPNMMREIMNTPAIQGLMNNPELMRSLIMSNPQMREIIDRNPELGHILNDPSILRQTLEAARNPELMREMMRNTDRAMSNIESSPEGFNMLRRMYENVQEPFLNATTMAGNSGNAPGSNPFAALLGNQGGSQARDSPNNTSTAGSDTTQGQTAPNTNPLPNPWSNTGGGGGGGTQTNTTARSNPAGDVRTPGIGGLGGLGLPDMPPMLNGMPDASHLTQMLQDPALSQMMQSILSNPQYMNQIMNLNPQLRGMFDLNPQLREMMQNPDILRQMFSPETMQQMLALQQSLLSHQLNRQQSTQDSAQPGATPGAPNTASLELLMNMFGGLGAGSLSVPNQPDVPPEELYATQLSQLQEMGFYDTQENIRALRATAGNVHAAVERLLGNSGQ
- the LOC18607401 gene encoding ubiquitin domain-containing protein DSK2b isoform X2, whose protein sequence is MGAEGDSSESRLGGNGGEEEEGVMVNIRCSNGTKFTVRTSLDSTVASFKAVLAQNCDIPADQQRLIYKGRILKDDQTLQSYGLQADHSVHMVRGFAPSSSTPPAATTNVGTPNTTTGVTRGVGSNEGAGLGAPLFPGLNPLGGGGGGGGGLGLFGAGLPEFEQVQQQLTQNPNMMREIMNTPAIQGLMNNPELMRSLIMSNPQMREIIDRNPELGHILNDPSILRQTLEAARNPELMREMMRNTDRAMSNIESSPEGFNMLRRMYENVQEPFLNATTMAGNSGNAPGSNPFAALLGNQGGSQARDSPNNTSTAGSDTTQGQTAPNTNPLPNPWSNTGGGGGGTQTNTTARSNPAGDVRTPGIGGLGGLGLPDMPPMLNGMPDASHLTQMLQDPALSQMMQSILSNPQYMNQIMNLNPQLRGMFDLNPQLREMMQNPDILRQMFSPETMQQMLALQQSLLSHQLNRQQSTQDSAQPGATPGAPNTASLELLMNMFGGLGAGSLSVPNQPDVPPEELYATQLSQLQEMGFYDTQENIRALRATAGNVHAAVERLLGNSGQ
- the LOC18607401 gene encoding ubiquitin domain-containing protein DSK2b isoform X3, which produces MGAEGDSSESRLGGNGGEEEEGVMVNIRCSNGTKFTVRTSLDSTVASFKAVLAQNCDIPADQQRLIYKGRILKDDQTLQSYGLQADHSVHMVRGFAPSSSTPPAATTNVGTPNTTTGVTRGVGSNEGAGLGAPLFPGLNPLGGGGGGGGGLGLFGAGLPEFEQVQQQLTQNPNMMREIMNTPAIQGLMNNPELMRSLIMSNPQMREIIDRNPELGHILNDPSILRQTLEAARNPELMREMMRNTDRAMSNIESSPEGFNMLRRMYENVQEPFLNATTMAGNSGNAPGSNPFAALLGNQGGSQARDSPNNTSTAGSDTTQGQTAPNTNPLPNPWSNTGGGGGTQTNTTARSNPAGDVRTPGIGGLGGLGLPDMPPMLNGMPDASHLTQMLQDPALSQMMQSILSNPQYMNQIMNLNPQLRGMFDLNPQLREMMQNPDILRQMFSPETMQQMLALQQSLLSHQLNRQQSTQDSAQPGATPGAPNTASLELLMNMFGGLGAGSLSVPNQPDVPPEELYATQLSQLQEMGFYDTQENIRALRATAGNVHAAVERLLGNSGQ